From a single Macrobrachium rosenbergii isolate ZJJX-2024 chromosome 9, ASM4041242v1, whole genome shotgun sequence genomic region:
- the LOC136841597 gene encoding PIH1 domain-containing protein 1-like, translating into MSDKKKANFLDIDDSIMKKQLLLEGTEPKELQTLFPDPSLERAAVIKPKVGLCVKTRDEEKNKIFINVCTSDAIPTPEDISDEELISILESEEPSDFRVPMSIGQPHHEKDKSGESCVAYDVVISPEFFSKMINNPLFNNFFMVATMEGIEEKYSLNLDKNGWTVLKNKKYHGTMPEQAVRTTMPLVQELSKVRHWETKDLPGPPKAKCETSPTMNKPLISEVSSKKIEKVKPKFVLEKLGLEERATLQAKVELPEMISGQDIDVAVGEDRLVVETRKSLFDVFVPLKMDNERADAHFITSSKVLIIRVPVLSL; encoded by the exons ATGAGTGACAAAAAGAAAGCAAACTTCCTGGACATCGACGACAGTATAATGAAGAAGCAGCTGTTACTCGAG gGAACTGAGCCTAAGGAACTTCAGACATTATTTCCAGATCCTTCACTCGAACGAGCAGCTGTCATCAAGCCAAAAGTTG GTTTGTGCGTGAAAACCagagatgaagagaaaaacaagatcTTCATTAATGTCTGCACCTCGGATGCCATCCCAACACCAGAGGACATCTCCGACGAAGAGCTCATCTCCATCCTAGAGTCCGAAGAGCCGTCAGACTTCAGAGTTCCCATGTCTATAGGACAACCTCATCACGAGAAAGACAAGT CTGGTGAATCATGTGTAGCCTATGATGTTGTCATCAGCCCAGAGTTTTTCTCAAAGATGATAAACAACCccctttttaataacttcttcaTGGTAGCTACAATGGAAGGCATAGAAGAGAAGTACAGTCTCAATTTGGATAAAAATG gaTGGACAgtcttaaagaataaaaaatatcatggCACCATGCCTGAACAAGCTGTACGTACAACTATGCCACTTGTCCAGGAGTTGAGCAAAGTGCGACACTGGGAAACAAAAGATTTACCAGGCCCTCCCAAAGCAAAGTGTGAGACCTCTCCAACAATGAATAAGCCTCTTATTAGTGAAGTGTCGTCCAAAAAGATAGAAAAAGTAAAACCAAAGTTTGTGTTGGAAAAACTAGGTTTAGAGGAAAGAGCAACTTTGCAAGCTAAAGTTGAATTGCCAGAAATG ATCAGTGGACAGGACATTGATGTTGCTGTTGGAGAGGACAGGCTTGTAGTAGAGACTCGTAAAAGTTTATTTGATGTATTTGTTCCCCTTAAGATGGATAATGAGAGAGCAGATGCTCACTTCATCACTTCCTCAAAG GTCCTGATCATCAGAGTACCAGTCCTTTCATTGTGA